A part of Streptomyces sp. NBC_01235 genomic DNA contains:
- the pgsA gene encoding CDP-diacylglycerol--glycerol-3-phosphate 3-phosphatidyltransferase, whose translation MTGVPASAAGGPSQAKGAAAASPVSGPAPDAPGVGGDGQDAGRPPRGAKLAAAAVNQASVWNIANLLTMLRLILVPGFVALMLADGGYDPAWRSLAWAAFAIAMITDLFDGHLARTYNLVTDFGKIADPIADKAIMGAALICLSSLGDLPWWVTIVILGRELGITLLRFLVIRYGVIPASRGGKLKTLTQGVAVGMYVLALTGWLATLRFWVMAAAVVLTVVTGLDYVRQAIVLRRQGIAERQAASEETEA comes from the coding sequence ATGACGGGTGTTCCGGCATCGGCTGCGGGTGGCCCCTCGCAGGCGAAGGGCGCCGCGGCCGCGAGCCCGGTCTCCGGCCCGGCCCCGGACGCCCCCGGTGTCGGCGGCGACGGCCAGGACGCCGGCAGGCCCCCGCGGGGGGCGAAGCTGGCCGCCGCCGCGGTCAACCAGGCGAGTGTCTGGAACATCGCCAATCTGCTGACGATGCTTCGGCTGATCCTGGTGCCCGGCTTCGTCGCGCTGATGCTGGCCGACGGCGGTTACGACCCGGCCTGGCGTTCGCTCGCCTGGGCGGCCTTCGCGATCGCCATGATCACCGACCTGTTCGACGGGCACCTGGCGCGGACGTACAACCTCGTCACCGACTTCGGGAAGATCGCCGACCCCATCGCCGACAAGGCGATCATGGGAGCGGCGCTGATCTGCCTCTCCTCGCTCGGCGACCTGCCGTGGTGGGTGACGATCGTGATCCTCGGCCGGGAACTCGGGATCACCCTGCTGCGTTTCCTGGTCATCCGGTACGGCGTCATCCCGGCAAGCCGGGGCGGCAAGCTGAAGACGCTCACCCAGGGCGTGGCCGTCGGGATGTACGTCCTGGCGCTGACAGGGTGGCTGGCCACTCTCAGGTTCTGGGTGATGGCCGCGGCGGTCGTCCTGACCGTGGTGACCGGGCTCGACTACGTGAGACAGGCCATTGTGCTGCGCAGGCAGGGGATCGCCGAGCGTCAGGCCGCGTCGGAGGAGACGGAAGCGTGA
- a CDS encoding helix-turn-helix domain-containing protein encodes MSIGNSPEDERPFEDPSEEAPFSIGRALQQARIAAGLTVGDVSTATRVRIVIIHAIEADDFAPCGGDVYARGHIRTLARAVHLDPAPLIERYDATHGGRPAPTPAAPLFEAERIRPERRGPNWTAAMVAAIVAVVGFVGFTAFKGGDDGASKEQVAEGTPSTGKTASPTPKTDKSADKTPEPSDSAIAAAPQDKVTVQVSATDGRSWISAKDHNGRLIFDGFLKQGDSKTFQDSEKINLILGDAGAIDLFVNGKKLNDDFQPGAVERLTYTKGDPQVG; translated from the coding sequence GTGTCCATCGGCAACTCCCCTGAAGACGAGCGTCCGTTCGAAGACCCGTCCGAGGAAGCCCCCTTCTCCATCGGCCGTGCCCTGCAGCAGGCTCGCATCGCGGCCGGGCTGACCGTCGGCGACGTCAGCACTGCCACCCGGGTCCGCATCGTCATCATCCACGCGATCGAGGCGGACGACTTCGCTCCCTGTGGCGGAGACGTCTACGCGCGCGGCCACATCCGGACCCTGGCCAGGGCCGTCCACCTCGACCCCGCCCCGCTGATCGAGCGGTACGACGCCACCCACGGCGGCCGTCCCGCGCCGACCCCCGCCGCGCCCCTCTTCGAGGCGGAACGTATCCGCCCCGAGCGGCGCGGGCCGAACTGGACCGCGGCCATGGTCGCCGCGATCGTCGCCGTCGTCGGCTTCGTCGGCTTCACCGCGTTCAAGGGCGGCGACGACGGCGCGTCGAAGGAGCAGGTCGCCGAGGGCACCCCCTCGACCGGCAAGACCGCCTCGCCCACGCCGAAGACCGACAAGTCCGCCGACAAGACGCCGGAACCCTCCGACAGCGCCATCGCCGCGGCCCCCCAGGACAAGGTGACCGTCCAGGTCAGCGCCACCGACGGGCGCAGCTGGATCTCCGCCAAGGACCACAACGGCCGGCTGATCTTCGACGGCTTCCTCAAGCAGGGCGACTCGAAGACCTTCCAGGACAGCGAGAAGATCAACCTCATCCTCGGCGACGCCGGAGCGATCGATCTGTTCGTCAACGGCAAGAAGCTCAACGACGATTTCCAGCCCGGAGCGGTGGAGCGGCTGACGTACACGAAGGGCGACCCGCAGGTCGGATAA
- a CDS encoding Fpg/Nei family DNA glycosylase — MPEGDTVWQAARRLHDALAGKVLTRSDLRVPKYATADLTGRTVLDVTPRGKHLLTRIEGDLTLHSHLRMDGSWRVYANGRRWTGGPAHQIRVILGTHDRTAVGYRLPVLDLLRTSDEQRAVGHLGPDLLGPDWNPERALVNLLADPARPLGEALLDQRNLAGIGNVYKSELCFLLGATPWLPVGALPADRAAKLPALAKKLLEANRDRPVRSTTGRRGQDLFVYGRAPRPCLRCGTPVRVADQGDGSRERPTYWCPACQTGPAPTPGSPPTRRLRTAR, encoded by the coding sequence ATGCCCGAAGGTGACACGGTCTGGCAGGCCGCGAGGCGACTGCACGACGCCCTCGCCGGAAAGGTGCTGACCCGCTCGGACCTCCGGGTCCCCAAGTACGCGACGGCCGACCTCACCGGCCGCACCGTTCTGGACGTCACCCCGCGCGGCAAACACCTCCTCACCCGGATCGAAGGCGACCTGACGCTCCACTCGCATCTGCGGATGGACGGCTCCTGGAGGGTGTACGCGAACGGCCGGCGCTGGACCGGCGGCCCGGCGCACCAGATCCGGGTGATCCTCGGCACCCACGACCGCACCGCCGTCGGCTACCGCCTCCCGGTCCTCGACCTGCTGCGCACGAGCGACGAACAACGAGCCGTCGGCCACCTCGGCCCCGACCTGCTGGGGCCCGACTGGAACCCTGAGCGCGCCCTCGTCAACCTCCTCGCGGACCCCGCCCGTCCCCTCGGCGAGGCCCTCCTCGACCAGCGCAACCTCGCCGGCATCGGCAACGTCTACAAGAGCGAACTCTGCTTCCTCCTCGGCGCCACCCCGTGGCTCCCCGTCGGCGCGCTCCCCGCCGACCGCGCCGCGAAACTGCCCGCCCTCGCGAAGAAGCTGCTGGAGGCCAACCGCGACCGTCCGGTCCGCAGCACGACGGGCCGCCGCGGCCAGGACCTGTTCGTGTACGGCCGGGCACCCCGCCCCTGTCTGCGCTGCGGAACACCGGTCCGCGTGGCCGACCAGGGCGACGGTTCCCGCGAGCGTCCGACCTACTGGTGCCCCGCCTGCCAAACGGGCCCCGCCCCGACACCGGGCTCACCGCCAACACGCCGCCTCCGCACCGCCCGCTGA
- a CDS encoding DNA translocase FtsK, with protein sequence MASRPSAAKKQPAKKAAAPAKAPAKKAAAKKAPAKKAPARKAAAKKPAPAPAPSPTGGIYRLVRAIWLGLAHAVGAVFRGIGNGAKNLDPAHRKDGVALLLFGLALIVAAGTWADLRGPVGDLVEILVTGSFGRLDLLVPILLALIAVRFIRHPEKPEANGRIVIGLSALVIGVLGQVHIACGAPARSDGMQAIRDAGGLIGWGAATPLTYTMGDVLAVPLLVLLTIFGLLVVTATPVNAIPQRLRQLGVRLGVLHDPAADEYDEFDDDARYDEQWREALPGRPRRRSGAPQSYDPDDAEQEALSRRRGRPRRSAVPQPAMDRQLDAVDIAAAAAADLDGAVLHGMPPSPIVADLTQGVSIGDREPTTPTPVPAPASRPRQQKLKTGGAVPDLTKSAPEEMRELPPRAEQLQLSGDITYSLPSLDLLERGGPGKARSAANDAVVASLTNVFTEFKVDAAVTGFTRGPTVTRYEVELGPAVKVERITALAKNIAYAVASPDVRIISPIPGKSAVGIEIPNTDREMVNLGDVLRLADAAEDDHPMLVALGKDVEGGYVMANLAKMPHVLVAGATGSGKSSCINCLITSIMVRATPEDVRMVLVDPKRVELTAYEGIPHLITPIITNPKRAAEALQWVVREMDLRYDDLAAYGFRHIDDFNEAIRNGKVKPPEGSERELQPYPYLLVIVDELADLMMVAPRDVEDAIVRITQLARAAGIHLVLATQRPSVDVVTGLIKANVPSRLAFATSSLADSRVILDQPGAEKLIGKGDGLFLPMGANKPTRMQGAFVTEAEVAAVVQHCKDQMAPVFRDDVTVGTKQKKEIDEDIGDDLDLLCQAAELVVSTQFGSTSMLQRKLRVGFAKAGRLMDLMESRNIVGPSEGSKARDVLVKPDELDGVLAVIRGESEG encoded by the coding sequence CCGCGGCCAAGAAGCCCGCGCCCGCACCGGCCCCCAGTCCCACCGGGGGCATCTACAGACTCGTGCGCGCCATCTGGCTCGGGCTGGCGCACGCCGTCGGCGCCGTGTTCCGCGGCATAGGGAACGGTGCGAAGAACCTCGACCCGGCCCACCGCAAGGACGGCGTCGCGCTGCTGCTGTTCGGCCTCGCGCTGATCGTGGCCGCCGGCACCTGGGCCGACCTGCGCGGCCCCGTCGGTGACCTCGTCGAGATCCTGGTCACCGGCTCCTTCGGCCGGCTCGACCTGCTCGTGCCGATCCTGCTGGCGCTCATCGCCGTGCGATTCATCCGGCACCCCGAGAAGCCCGAGGCCAACGGGCGCATCGTGATCGGCCTGTCCGCGCTCGTCATCGGTGTGCTCGGCCAGGTTCACATCGCCTGCGGTGCGCCCGCCCGCAGCGACGGCATGCAGGCGATAAGGGACGCCGGCGGTCTCATCGGCTGGGGCGCGGCGACCCCGCTGACGTACACCATGGGCGACGTCCTCGCCGTACCGCTGCTGGTGCTGCTCACGATCTTCGGGCTGCTGGTCGTCACGGCGACGCCGGTCAACGCCATCCCGCAGCGGCTGCGGCAGCTCGGGGTGCGGCTCGGCGTACTGCACGACCCGGCGGCGGACGAGTACGACGAGTTCGACGACGACGCGCGCTACGACGAGCAGTGGCGCGAGGCGCTGCCCGGGCGCCCCCGCCGCCGCTCGGGCGCTCCCCAGTCGTACGACCCCGACGACGCCGAGCAGGAGGCGCTCTCCCGGCGGCGCGGCCGGCCCCGGCGCTCCGCGGTGCCGCAGCCGGCCATGGACCGGCAGCTGGACGCCGTGGACATCGCCGCCGCCGCCGCGGCCGACCTCGACGGCGCCGTCCTGCACGGCATGCCGCCCTCGCCGATCGTCGCCGACCTCACCCAGGGCGTGAGCATCGGCGACCGGGAGCCGACGACGCCGACGCCTGTCCCGGCACCTGCCTCCCGCCCCCGGCAGCAGAAGCTCAAGACCGGCGGGGCGGTCCCCGACCTGACCAAGTCGGCCCCCGAGGAGATGCGCGAGCTGCCGCCGCGCGCCGAGCAGCTCCAGCTGTCCGGCGACATCACCTACTCGCTGCCCTCCCTCGACCTCCTGGAGCGCGGAGGCCCCGGCAAGGCGCGCAGCGCCGCGAACGACGCCGTCGTCGCCTCGCTGACGAACGTCTTCACCGAGTTCAAGGTCGACGCAGCCGTCACCGGCTTCACCCGCGGGCCGACGGTCACGCGCTACGAGGTCGAGCTCGGCCCCGCCGTGAAGGTCGAGCGGATCACCGCGCTGGCGAAGAACATCGCGTACGCCGTCGCCAGCCCCGACGTGCGGATCATCAGCCCGATCCCGGGCAAGTCGGCGGTCGGGATCGAGATCCCCAACACCGACCGGGAGATGGTCAACCTCGGGGACGTGCTGAGGCTCGCGGACGCGGCCGAGGACGACCACCCGATGCTGGTGGCGCTCGGCAAGGACGTCGAGGGCGGCTATGTGATGGCCAACCTCGCGAAGATGCCGCACGTCCTGGTGGCCGGTGCCACCGGGTCCGGCAAGTCGTCGTGCATCAACTGCCTCATCACGTCGATCATGGTCCGCGCGACTCCCGAGGACGTGCGGATGGTCCTGGTCGACCCCAAGCGCGTCGAGCTCACCGCCTACGAGGGCATCCCGCACCTGATCACCCCGATCATCACCAACCCCAAGCGGGCCGCCGAGGCGCTGCAGTGGGTCGTCCGTGAGATGGACCTGCGCTACGACGACCTCGCGGCCTACGGCTTCCGGCACATCGACGATTTCAACGAGGCCATAAGGAACGGCAAGGTCAAGCCGCCCGAGGGCAGCGAGCGCGAGCTCCAGCCGTACCCGTACCTGCTGGTGATCGTGGACGAACTCGCCGACCTGATGATGGTCGCGCCGCGCGACGTCGAGGACGCGATCGTCCGGATCACACAGCTCGCGCGCGCCGCCGGCATCCACCTGGTGCTCGCCACGCAGCGGCCGTCGGTCGACGTCGTCACGGGCCTGATCAAGGCGAACGTGCCCTCCCGGCTCGCCTTCGCCACCTCCTCCCTCGCCGACTCGCGCGTCATCCTCGACCAGCCGGGCGCCGAGAAGCTGATCGGCAAGGGCGACGGCCTGTTCCTGCCGATGGGCGCGAACAAGCCGACCCGTATGCAGGGCGCCTTCGTGACCGAGGCAGAGGTCGCGGCCGTCGTCCAGCACTGCAAGGACCAGATGGCGCCGGTCTTCCGGGACGACGTCACCGTCGGCACCAAGCAGAAGAAGGAGATCGACGAGGACATCGGCGACGACCTCGACCTGCTGTGCCAGGCGGCCGAGCTGGTGGTCTCCACCCAGTTCGGATCGACGTCCATGCTCCAGCGCAAGCTGCGCGTCGGCTTCGCCAAGGCCGGACGGCTGATGGACCTCATGGAGTCGCGCAACATCGTCGGACCCAGCGAGGGCTCCAAGGCGCGTGACGTTCTCGTGAAGCCGGACGAGTTGGACGGCGTGCTCGCGGTGATCCGGGGGGAGTCTGAGGGGTAG
- a CDS encoding helix-turn-helix domain-containing protein: MILLRRLLGDVLRRQRQRQGRTLREVSSSARVSLGYLSEVERGQKEASSELLSAICDALDVRMSELMREVSDELALAELAQSAAATPSEPVPTSVRPMLGSVSVTGVPPERVTIKAPAEAVDVVAA; this comes from the coding sequence ATGATTCTGCTCCGTCGCCTGCTGGGTGACGTGCTGCGTCGGCAGCGCCAGCGCCAGGGCCGTACTCTGCGCGAAGTCTCCTCGTCCGCCCGAGTCTCACTCGGCTATCTCTCCGAGGTGGAGCGGGGGCAGAAGGAGGCTTCCTCCGAGCTGCTCTCCGCCATCTGCGACGCGCTGGACGTACGGATGTCCGAGCTCATGCGGGAAGTGAGCGACGAGCTCGCCCTCGCCGAGCTGGCTCAGTCTGCAGCGGCAACCCCCAGCGAGCCTGTACCCACGTCGGTTCGTCCGATGCTGGGTTCCGTGTCGGTGACCGGTGTGCCACCGGAGCGGGTGACCATCAAGGCACCCGCCGAGGCGGTGGACGTGGTCGCCGCGTGA
- a CDS encoding Dps family protein, producing MYVVKSPLSDADLKTVSEALQGALVDLVDLSLVAKQVHWNVVGPRFRSVHLQLDEVVDVARAHSDTVAERASALGVSPDGRAVTVAAGSGIGAVSDGWVKDTDAVGTLVAALGAVITRMRERVAATGDADPVSQDIFIGITADLEKHHWMFQAENV from the coding sequence ATGTACGTCGTGAAGAGCCCCCTGTCCGACGCCGACCTGAAGACCGTCTCCGAGGCGTTGCAGGGCGCGCTCGTCGATCTGGTCGACCTGTCGCTCGTCGCCAAGCAGGTCCACTGGAACGTCGTCGGGCCGCGCTTCAGGTCCGTGCACCTGCAGCTCGACGAGGTCGTGGATGTCGCCCGTGCCCACTCCGACACGGTGGCGGAGCGGGCCTCGGCGCTGGGCGTCTCGCCGGACGGTCGGGCGGTGACGGTGGCCGCCGGCAGTGGGATCGGTGCGGTGTCGGACGGCTGGGTCAAGGACACCGACGCGGTCGGGACGCTGGTCGCCGCGCTGGGCGCGGTGATCACCCGGATGCGGGAACGGGTGGCGGCCACGGGGGACGCGGATCCTGTGAGCCAGGACATCTTCATCGGGATCACCGCGGACCTCGAGAAGCATCACTGGATGTTCCAGGCGGAGAACGTGTGA
- the rimO gene encoding 30S ribosomal protein S12 methylthiotransferase RimO, which produces MPERRTVALVTLGCARNEVDSEELAGRLEADGWQLVEDAEDADVAVVNTCGFVDAAKKDSVDALLEANDLKGHGRTQAVVAVGCMAERYGKELADALPEADGVLGFDDYADISDRLQTILNGGIHASHTPRDRRKLLPVSPAERQESAAAVALPGHGPTDLPEGLAPASGPRAPLRRRLDGAPVASVKLASGCDRRCSFCAIPSFRGSFISRRPSDVLNETRWLAEQGVKEIMLVSENNTSYGKDLGDIRLLESLLPELAEVDGLERVRVSYLQPAEMRPGLIDVLTSTPKIAPYFDLSFQHSAPGVLRAMRRFGDTDRFLELLDTIRSKAPQAGVRSNFIVGFPGESEADLTELERFLNGARLDAIGVFGYSDEEGTEAATYDDKLDVDVVAERLARVSRLAEELVSQRAEERLGETVHVLVESVDEEGVYGRGAHQAPETDGQVLLTSGENLSVGRMVEAKVVGTEGVDLVAEPLQGSFGCSEEAGR; this is translated from the coding sequence ATGCCTGAACGCCGTACCGTCGCACTCGTCACCCTTGGCTGCGCCCGTAACGAGGTGGACTCGGAGGAGCTCGCAGGCCGTTTGGAGGCGGACGGCTGGCAGCTCGTGGAGGATGCCGAGGACGCCGACGTGGCCGTCGTCAACACCTGCGGCTTCGTCGACGCCGCCAAGAAGGACTCCGTCGACGCCCTGCTGGAGGCCAACGATCTCAAGGGGCACGGCAGAACCCAGGCCGTCGTGGCGGTGGGCTGCATGGCCGAGCGGTACGGCAAGGAACTCGCCGACGCTCTGCCCGAGGCCGACGGCGTGCTCGGCTTCGACGACTACGCCGACATCTCCGACCGCCTCCAGACTATTTTGAACGGCGGCATCCACGCCTCCCACACCCCGCGCGACCGGCGCAAGCTGCTGCCCGTCAGCCCGGCCGAGCGGCAGGAGTCGGCCGCCGCGGTCGCGCTTCCCGGTCACGGCCCGACCGACCTCCCGGAGGGGCTCGCTCCGGCTTCCGGCCCCCGCGCACCCCTGCGCCGTCGGCTGGACGGCGCCCCCGTCGCCTCGGTCAAGCTCGCCTCCGGTTGCGACCGGCGCTGTTCGTTCTGCGCCATCCCGTCCTTCCGCGGCTCGTTCATCTCCCGCCGGCCGAGCGACGTGCTGAACGAGACGCGATGGCTGGCCGAGCAGGGCGTCAAGGAGATCATGCTGGTCTCCGAGAACAACACCTCCTACGGCAAGGACCTCGGCGACATCCGGCTGCTGGAGTCGCTGCTGCCCGAGCTCGCCGAGGTCGACGGCCTGGAGCGGGTGCGCGTCAGCTACCTCCAGCCGGCCGAGATGCGGCCCGGTCTGATCGACGTGCTGACCTCCACGCCCAAGATCGCGCCTTACTTCGACCTGTCCTTCCAGCACTCCGCGCCCGGGGTGCTGCGCGCGATGCGCCGCTTCGGCGACACCGACCGCTTCCTGGAACTGCTCGACACCATCCGGAGCAAGGCGCCCCAGGCGGGCGTGCGCTCCAACTTCATCGTGGGCTTCCCCGGCGAGTCCGAGGCCGACCTGACGGAGCTGGAGCGCTTCCTGAACGGCGCCCGGCTGGACGCGATCGGCGTCTTCGGCTACTCCGACGAGGAGGGCACCGAGGCCGCGACGTACGACGACAAGCTCGACGTGGACGTCGTCGCCGAGCGGCTCGCCCGGGTCTCCCGGCTCGCCGAGGAGCTCGTCTCGCAGCGGGCCGAGGAGCGGCTGGGCGAGACCGTTCACGTGCTCGTGGAGTCGGTGGACGAGGAGGGCGTGTACGGCCGTGGCGCGCACCAGGCGCCGGAGACGGACGGTCAGGTGCTGCTCACCTCGGGCGAAAATTTGAGCGTCGGTCGTATGGTCGAGGCGAAGGTGGTCGGTACGGAGGGTGTCGACCTGGTGGCCGAGCCTCTGCAGGGTTCGTTCGGGTGTAGTGAGGAGGCGGGCAGATGA
- a CDS encoding SDR family NAD(P)-dependent oxidoreductase, translating to MAVKAYDLTGRTAFVTGAASGIGRACAVLLAQAGATVHGADRDTQGLHETATLIKDQGGTARTHHLDVTDRVQVRQAVESCERLDVMAAVAGIMHSSPVLETRDEDLDRVLAVNFKGVLYACQEAARLMLARDTGGSIITMASGAVDTGGPGLLCYGAAKAAVVQLTKTLATEVGRYGIRVNAVAPGWIRTPMTDRHDAGAQAHTEALMSRMSPLGRVGEPEDIAHAVLHLASDASAFTTGQILRPNGGVAMPW from the coding sequence ATGGCCGTGAAGGCGTACGACCTCACCGGACGCACCGCATTCGTCACCGGCGCCGCGAGCGGAATCGGCCGCGCCTGCGCCGTACTCCTCGCCCAGGCAGGCGCCACGGTGCACGGCGCGGACCGCGACACGCAGGGCCTGCACGAGACGGCGACGCTGATCAAGGACCAGGGTGGAACCGCCCGGACCCACCACCTCGACGTCACCGATCGCGTCCAGGTCCGTCAGGCCGTCGAATCCTGCGAGCGGCTGGACGTCATGGCGGCGGTCGCCGGGATCATGCACAGCAGCCCGGTCCTGGAGACCCGGGACGAGGACCTGGACCGGGTCCTGGCCGTCAACTTCAAGGGCGTGCTGTACGCCTGCCAGGAGGCGGCCCGCCTGATGCTGGCGCGCGACACCGGCGGCAGCATCATCACCATGGCCTCCGGCGCCGTGGACACCGGCGGCCCCGGGCTGCTCTGCTACGGCGCCGCCAAGGCGGCCGTGGTCCAGTTGACGAAGACTCTCGCGACGGAGGTCGGCCGGTACGGCATCCGCGTCAACGCCGTCGCCCCGGGCTGGATCCGCACCCCCATGACCGACCGCCACGACGCCGGCGCACAGGCGCACACCGAGGCGCTCATGTCCCGGATGTCCCCGCTGGGCCGGGTCGGCGAACCGGAGGACATCGCCCACGCCGTCCTCCACCTGGCCTCGGACGCCTCGGCGTTCACAACGGGCCAGATCCTCCGCCCGAACGGCGGCGTGGCCATGCCTTGGTAA
- a CDS encoding CinA family protein, whose translation MNSTAADVVRILTVNGETLAVAESLTGGLVSAEITSIPGASRVFRGSVTAYATGLKHDLLGVDAGLLASRGAVDAQVAAQMAAGVRKALGADWGVATTGVAGPDPQDGQPVGTVFVAVDGPFGADSGSAAGGKVEALRLNGDRAEIRRESVRSVLALLLRELAGEQTGNERAQDTEQNGGF comes from the coding sequence GTGAATTCCACGGCCGCCGACGTGGTGCGAATACTCACGGTGAACGGAGAGACGCTTGCCGTGGCCGAATCGCTGACCGGTGGTCTGGTCTCGGCGGAGATCACATCGATTCCCGGGGCGTCCAGGGTCTTCCGCGGGTCGGTCACCGCGTATGCGACCGGGCTCAAGCACGATCTGCTCGGGGTCGATGCGGGCCTGCTGGCCTCCCGGGGAGCGGTGGACGCGCAGGTGGCGGCCCAGATGGCGGCCGGAGTGCGTAAGGCGCTCGGCGCCGACTGGGGCGTTGCGACGACCGGGGTGGCCGGCCCCGATCCCCAGGACGGGCAGCCCGTCGGAACGGTCTTCGTGGCCGTGGACGGTCCGTTCGGGGCGGATTCCGGTTCCGCCGCTGGCGGAAAAGTGGAGGCCCTGCGGTTGAACGGCGACCGGGCGGAAATTCGTAGAGAGAGTGTACGGAGCGTACTCGCACTGCTCCTGAGAGAGCTGGCGGGCGAACAGACCGGGAACGAGCGGGCACAGGATACGGAACAGAACGGGGGGTTTTGA